The Flavobacterium faecale genome has a segment encoding these proteins:
- a CDS encoding LytR/AlgR family response regulator transcription factor — translation MKLNCVVVDDSSIQRMIIAKLVNNHTNLTLVGDFSNAIEAKSCMSIHNVDLIFLDIEMPVISGFDFLDGLKTKPQIIFVTSKAEYAMKAFDYDATDYLQKPIAIERFNASVKRAVDQYLYKNDNKDDEGEHIFIKSNLKKLKIFTNKIKWIEAFGDYVRVVTEEDSHLVLSTMKAFEADLPGNRFVRVHKSYILNIDKVERFNSKFAEIGPTKIPLSRNKKEDLVRALTVD, via the coding sequence ATGAAACTTAATTGCGTAGTTGTAGATGATAGTTCGATACAGCGGATGATAATTGCAAAGTTAGTAAATAATCACACTAACCTAACCTTGGTTGGTGATTTTTCTAACGCGATTGAAGCCAAAAGCTGCATGTCGATACATAATGTTGACCTTATATTTCTAGATATAGAGATGCCTGTGATCAGCGGATTTGATTTTTTGGATGGTCTAAAGACTAAACCACAAATCATATTTGTTACATCAAAAGCAGAATATGCTATGAAAGCTTTTGATTATGATGCCACCGATTACTTGCAAAAACCTATTGCAATTGAACGTTTCAATGCATCTGTGAAAAGAGCCGTTGACCAATATCTTTATAAAAATGATAATAAAGATGATGAAGGTGAACATATCTTTATCAAAAGTAATTTGAAAAAATTAAAAATATTTACAAATAAAATAAAATGGATAGAAGCTTTTGGTGATTACGTACGTGTAGTTACTGAAGAGGATAGTCATTTGGTTCTTTCGACCATGAAAGCCTTTGAAGCCGATTTACCAGGAAACCGTTTTGTTAGAGTTCACAAGTCCTACATTTTGAACATTGACAAAGTTGAGCGTTTCAACAGTAAATTTGCCGAAATTGGTCCAACTAAAATTCCGTTGAGCCGAAATAAGAAAGAAGATCTTGTACGAGCATTAACAGTTGATTAA
- a CDS encoding DUF2147 domain-containing protein, translating into MKKSLLTLVLLCVTSVFYSQSITGKWKTIDDETGEAKSIVEIYERSGKIYGKVTEILDAKRAKALCQDCSGEDANKPILGLTIIKGLKKDGKEYNGGSILDPKSGKVYRCLMELTDKDKLKVRGYVGFSLFGRTQVWYRVN; encoded by the coding sequence ATGAAGAAGTCATTATTGACCCTAGTTTTATTATGTGTAACCTCTGTTTTCTATTCTCAAAGCATTACTGGAAAGTGGAAAACAATTGACGATGAAACGGGCGAAGCAAAATCTATTGTCGAAATTTATGAGCGCTCAGGAAAAATTTACGGGAAAGTTACAGAGATTCTAGATGCAAAACGAGCAAAAGCACTATGCCAAGATTGTAGCGGTGAAGATGCTAACAAACCGATCTTGGGTTTGACAATTATTAAAGGACTTAAAAAAGACGGAAAAGAATACAACGGTGGATCTATCTTAGACCCAAAAAGCGGAAAAGTATATCGTTGTTTGATGGAATTGACAGACAAAGACAAACTTAAAGTAAGAGGTTATGTTGGTTTTTCATTATTTGGTAGAACACAAGTTTGGTACCGCGTTAATTAG
- a CDS encoding GNAT family N-acetyltransferase encodes MQKKIDAKMKFIPIIVKLKNAKEVKIRSAEISDAENLLKTIKNYIVDSEFIPKLFEEIKLTIQQEEDLINSFIQKENSLLLVAEYDNEIIGNIDITGSSRIIKQHTGVIGMGMLKEWRNSGLGTELMKHSINWAKENPMLEILWLQIYCENELGLSLYRKMNFIDNGIIKNYFKLNGKYYDNLTMSLSLKK; translated from the coding sequence ATGCAGAAAAAAATTGATGCAAAAATGAAATTTATTCCAATAATAGTTAAACTGAAAAATGCTAAAGAAGTAAAAATTAGGAGCGCCGAAATTTCTGATGCTGAAAACTTATTGAAAACTATAAAAAATTATATAGTTGACAGTGAATTTATTCCGAAACTTTTTGAAGAAATAAAACTTACTATTCAACAAGAAGAAGATTTGATAAATTCATTTATCCAAAAAGAAAACTCTTTGTTATTAGTTGCCGAATATGATAATGAAATTATTGGAAATATTGATATTACAGGAAGTTCTAGAATAATTAAGCAACATACTGGAGTTATTGGAATGGGCATGTTAAAAGAATGGAGAAATTCAGGCTTAGGAACTGAACTAATGAAACATTCAATTAATTGGGCAAAAGAAAATCCAATGTTAGAGATTTTATGGCTTCAAATTTATTGTGAAAATGAATTAGGATTAAGTTTATATCGAAAAATGAACTTTATAGACAATGGAATAATTAAAAATTACTTTAAACTCAATGGAAAGTACTATGATAATTTAACAATGAGTTTATCGTTAAAGAAATAA
- the rpsR gene encoding 30S ribosomal protein S18: protein MATLQQSASGKKDGDIRYLTPLNIETNKQKKYCRFKKSGIKYIDYKDADFLLKFVNEQGKILPRRLTGTSLKYQRKVSVAVKRARHLALMPYVADLLK, encoded by the coding sequence ATGGCAACATTACAACAATCTGCTTCAGGAAAAAAAGACGGAGATATTAGATATCTTACTCCTTTAAACATAGAAACTAACAAACAAAAGAAATACTGTCGTTTCAAAAAATCTGGTATCAAGTATATCGATTATAAAGATGCTGATTTCTTATTGAAATTTGTTAATGAGCAAGGAAAAATTCTTCCTCGTCGTTTAACAGGAACATCATTGAAATACCAAAGAAAAGTGTCTGTAGCTGTTAAGCGTGCACGTCACTTAGCTTTAATGCCATACGTGGCCGATTTACTTAAATAA
- the rpsF gene encoding 30S ribosomal protein S6: protein MNHYETVFILNPVLSDVQVKETVSKFEDFLTTRGATFVSKEDWGLKKMAYEIQNKKSGFYHLFEFNVTPEVLIAFETEFRRDERVMRFLTVSLDKHAISWAERRRAKLKSQKA, encoded by the coding sequence ATGAATCATTATGAAACTGTTTTCATTTTAAATCCCGTTTTATCTGATGTTCAGGTAAAGGAAACAGTAAGCAAATTTGAAGATTTTCTTACTACCAGAGGGGCTACTTTTGTATCAAAAGAAGACTGGGGTCTTAAAAAAATGGCTTACGAAATTCAAAACAAGAAAAGTGGTTTTTACCATTTGTTCGAATTCAATGTTACTCCAGAAGTGTTAATCGCTTTTGAAACTGAATTTAGACGTGACGAAAGAGTTATGCGTTTTTTAACTGTTAGTCTTGACAAACATGCTATCTCTTGGGCTGAAAGAAGAAGAGCAAAACTTAAATCTCAAAAAGCTTAA
- a CDS encoding DUF6495 family protein encodes MKYARLTKEQFEELTQEFTNFLASQSIDKGEWDAIKANKPEVAEQELDVFSDLIWEGVLVKAEYLEHFSKNHIFLFQTFDTYINSIVLKSLVPEVDFLTNEGLQWLSDNMFTDTIEMKVGKKEFSDERNASLFALIQQGAFLSDGQLYKQINTIIES; translated from the coding sequence ATGAAATACGCAAGATTAACCAAAGAACAATTTGAAGAGTTAACACAAGAATTTACTAATTTTCTAGCTTCGCAGTCTATTGATAAAGGAGAATGGGATGCAATTAAGGCCAATAAACCTGAAGTTGCAGAGCAAGAGCTAGACGTTTTTTCAGATTTAATTTGGGAAGGTGTTCTTGTAAAAGCAGAATATTTAGAGCATTTTTCTAAAAATCATATTTTCTTGTTTCAAACTTTTGATACGTACATCAATTCTATCGTTTTAAAATCACTAGTTCCAGAAGTTGATTTTTTGACTAATGAAGGATTGCAATGGTTAAGTGATAATATGTTCACGGATACTATTGAAATGAAAGTAGGTAAAAAAGAATTCTCAGACGAGCGCAATGCTTCTTTGTTTGCACTCATTCAGCAAGGTGCGTTTTTGAGCGACGGACAATTATATAAACAAATTAATACGATTATTGAATCGTAG
- the ligA gene encoding NAD-dependent DNA ligase LigA — protein MDMLPQILLLREELSQHNHNYYVLDNPTISDFDFDTKLKELQELEQKNPQFFDLNSPTQRVGGAITKNFATVAHEQRMYSLDNSYSKEDLMDWEKRIEKQLGEVPLEYTCELKYDGASMSITYENGRLIRAVTRGDGFQGDDVTNNVKTIRSIPLQLKGNYPPKFDIRGEIILPFKGFEKMNQDLIEIGETPYSNPRNTASGSLKLQDSAEVAKRPLDCLLYSIVGDNLPFETQYDGLETARKWGFKVPAASKLAKNLDEVFEFIDYWDVHRHELPYETDGVVVKLNSRQYQDELGYTAKSPRWAMAYKFKSEQVSTVLNSISYQVGRTGAITPVANLEPVQLAGTIVKRASLHNADQIEKLDIRVWDTVFVEKGGEIIPKIIAVDLTERSTTAEQTKYITHCPECETELVRSEGEANHYCPNFYGCPPQIIGRIQHYISRKAMDIEGLGGETVALLFTNGLVRNYADLYELTVAQIIPLERMAQKSAENLVKGVAESKNIPFERVLYALGIRFVGETVAKKLAKHYKTIDALAQATLMDLVLVDEIGERIAQSVIDFFEKSENRLIIERLKEKGVQFEVVEKVNLNATEILVGKVFVVSGVFTEFSRDDLKKAIEDNGGKVGSSISTKTDYVVAGDNMGPAKLDKASKLNIPIISETDFMAMIKG, from the coding sequence ATGGATATGCTACCTCAAATACTTTTGTTAAGAGAAGAACTCAGTCAACATAATCATAATTATTATGTGCTTGACAATCCCACGATTTCTGATTTTGATTTTGATACCAAATTAAAAGAGCTTCAGGAACTCGAGCAAAAGAATCCACAATTTTTTGATCTCAATTCGCCAACTCAACGTGTAGGAGGAGCAATTACTAAAAATTTTGCCACCGTAGCTCATGAGCAGCGCATGTATTCGCTGGATAATTCTTATTCCAAAGAAGATTTAATGGACTGGGAAAAACGTATCGAAAAACAATTGGGAGAGGTGCCTTTGGAATATACATGTGAGTTGAAATACGATGGTGCTTCTATGAGTATCACCTATGAAAACGGTCGATTAATTCGCGCTGTTACGCGTGGAGATGGATTTCAAGGTGATGATGTGACGAACAATGTTAAAACAATACGCTCTATTCCGTTGCAGTTGAAAGGGAATTATCCTCCAAAATTCGACATTCGTGGCGAAATCATATTACCATTCAAAGGGTTCGAAAAAATGAACCAAGATTTAATCGAAATAGGAGAGACGCCTTACTCCAATCCAAGAAATACAGCATCTGGAAGTTTAAAATTGCAAGATAGCGCAGAAGTAGCCAAGCGTCCTTTGGATTGTTTGTTATACTCTATTGTGGGAGATAATTTGCCTTTTGAAACCCAGTACGATGGATTAGAAACAGCCAGAAAATGGGGTTTCAAAGTACCTGCTGCATCCAAATTGGCCAAGAATTTAGACGAAGTTTTTGAATTTATTGATTATTGGGATGTTCACCGCCATGAATTACCCTATGAAACAGATGGTGTAGTAGTCAAATTGAACAGCCGTCAATACCAAGATGAGTTAGGATATACAGCCAAATCACCTCGATGGGCAATGGCTTATAAATTTAAATCAGAACAGGTTTCTACGGTTTTGAATTCGATTTCATACCAAGTAGGTCGAACGGGTGCGATTACGCCAGTCGCTAATTTGGAACCGGTGCAATTGGCGGGAACAATTGTAAAAAGAGCTTCGTTACATAATGCTGACCAAATCGAAAAATTGGACATACGAGTATGGGACACTGTGTTTGTTGAAAAAGGTGGAGAGATTATTCCTAAAATTATAGCAGTTGACCTAACGGAGCGATCTACAACTGCGGAGCAAACAAAGTATATTACCCATTGCCCAGAATGTGAAACCGAATTGGTACGATCAGAAGGAGAAGCAAATCATTATTGCCCCAATTTTTATGGTTGTCCACCGCAAATTATTGGCCGAATTCAGCATTATATTTCGAGAAAAGCCATGGATATTGAAGGGTTAGGTGGCGAAACCGTGGCGTTGTTGTTTACTAATGGTTTAGTTCGAAATTATGCGGATTTGTATGAGTTGACCGTAGCTCAAATTATTCCTCTGGAACGAATGGCGCAAAAATCGGCAGAAAATCTAGTAAAGGGCGTAGCAGAATCGAAAAATATTCCGTTTGAACGTGTTTTGTATGCATTGGGAATTCGATTTGTAGGTGAAACGGTCGCTAAAAAACTAGCAAAACATTATAAAACTATCGATGCTTTGGCTCAAGCTACTTTGATGGACTTAGTATTGGTAGATGAAATTGGAGAACGAATAGCTCAAAGTGTCATTGATTTTTTCGAAAAGTCAGAAAACAGATTGATTATCGAACGCTTGAAAGAAAAAGGTGTTCAATTTGAGGTAGTCGAAAAAGTAAACTTAAATGCTACCGAAATTCTAGTAGGTAAAGTTTTTGTAGTTTCTGGAGTTTTTACAGAGTTTTCGCGTGACGATTTGAAAAAAGCAATTGAAGATAATGGAGGTAAAGTAGGTAGTTCTATTTCGACAAAAACCGATTATGTGGTAGCGGGTGATAATATGGGACCAGCAAAACTGGATAAAGCCAGCAAATTAAATATCCCGATTATCTCTGAAACCGATTTTATGGCGATGATAAAAGGGTAA
- the rplI gene encoding 50S ribosomal protein L9, which produces MELILRQDVQNLGFKDDVVNVKNGYGRNYLIPQGFAHLATSSAKKVLAENLKQRAHKEAKVVADAQAVAEAIKAIEIKISAKAGGEKLFGSITNIDIAAALAKGGQEIDRKFITSGIVKRTGKYNASVRLHRDVIVDLPYEIIAE; this is translated from the coding sequence ATGGAACTTATTTTAAGACAAGACGTTCAGAACTTAGGATTTAAAGACGATGTAGTAAACGTGAAAAACGGATACGGTCGTAACTACTTAATCCCACAAGGATTTGCTCATTTAGCAACTTCTTCTGCGAAAAAAGTATTAGCTGAAAACCTAAAACAAAGAGCACACAAAGAAGCTAAAGTAGTTGCTGATGCGCAAGCAGTAGCAGAAGCTATCAAAGCTATCGAAATTAAAATTTCTGCAAAAGCAGGTGGAGAAAAATTATTCGGTTCAATCACGAATATTGATATCGCTGCAGCTTTAGCAAAAGGTGGTCAAGAAATTGATAGAAAATTCATCACTAGTGGTATCGTTAAACGTACTGGTAAATACAACGCAAGCGTTCGTTTACACAGAGATGTAATCGTAGACTTACCATACGAAATCATTGCTGAATAA
- the priA gene encoding replication restart helicase PriA — MLFFVEVIMPLSLAKTFTYSVSEAEYHFIKKGMRLAVPFGKNKIYTALVIDTHQNRPSLYEAKEIHQILDEKPIVNEKQIAHWQWIATYYMCAIGDVYRAAMPSAFLLESESLIMQKPDVFVDEATLTDEEYLVYQALQLQSSLKIQEISAILNKKTVFPVIQKMIDKNIIILEEEIQESYKPKLVRYIRLHSKYEGNEGLSQLLEFLKNAAKQKEIVLAYFQLSAVEKKPIAVKKLVETANTSTAIVKALIEKEVFEEYYIQVDRVQFKGKASEDAIVLSEAQQNAFDTIQTSFETKEVSLLHGVTSSGKTEIYIKLIEHYLETGKQVLYLLPEIALSTQLVSRLRTYFGDKVAVFNSKYNNNERVEVWNQVLHQAAKAQIVIGSRSSLFLPFQDLGLLVIDEEHEQTFKQMDPAPRYHARDAAIVLAHFYKAKVLLGSATPSIETYFNAQNEKYGLATITERFGKVMMPEIELVDIKDKYFRKQMSGHFSDVLIERITTAISLGEQVILFQNRRGYSPLLECMTCGHVPQCQQCDVSLTYHKHKNQLRCHYCGYSIAKPVSCHNCSSIDLTTKGFGTEQIQQELIHLFPSAKIGRMDQDTTRGKFGFEKIIDSFKNQEIDILVGTQMLAKGLDFENVSLVGIMNADNMLFHPDFRAFERSFQMMTQVAGRAGRAAKQGRVVIQTYNPNHNTIQQVTRNDYIGMYKEQLYDRKIYYYPPYFRIIKLTLKQRDYNKLNEGAKWLHSVLTQNLAIPILGPEEPAINRIRNEFIRTILIKIPQESSINGTKKTIQKILNSFDSVPQYKAIKVTVNVDFY; from the coding sequence ATGTTATTTTTTGTTGAAGTTATCATGCCGCTTTCATTAGCCAAAACCTTTACGTACAGTGTTTCTGAGGCGGAGTATCACTTTATAAAAAAAGGAATGCGTTTGGCAGTACCTTTTGGAAAAAATAAGATTTATACAGCATTGGTAATTGATACACATCAAAACAGACCAAGTTTATACGAAGCGAAAGAAATTCATCAAATCTTAGATGAAAAACCAATCGTTAACGAAAAACAAATCGCACACTGGCAGTGGATCGCTACCTATTATATGTGTGCAATTGGTGATGTGTATCGTGCCGCAATGCCTTCTGCATTTTTGTTAGAAAGTGAATCCCTGATTATGCAAAAACCAGATGTTTTTGTTGATGAAGCTACACTGACTGACGAAGAATACCTAGTCTATCAAGCGTTGCAACTGCAATCTTCATTGAAAATTCAGGAAATAAGTGCCATTTTAAACAAAAAAACGGTTTTTCCTGTCATTCAAAAAATGATAGACAAAAACATTATAATTTTAGAGGAAGAAATACAAGAAAGCTATAAGCCAAAATTGGTGCGGTACATTCGTCTGCATTCCAAGTACGAAGGCAATGAGGGTTTAAGCCAATTACTTGAGTTTTTGAAAAATGCAGCCAAACAAAAAGAAATTGTTCTGGCTTATTTTCAGTTAAGTGCAGTTGAAAAAAAACCAATTGCGGTCAAGAAATTAGTTGAAACCGCAAATACGAGTACGGCAATTGTTAAGGCTTTAATCGAAAAAGAAGTTTTTGAAGAATATTACATCCAAGTTGATAGAGTTCAGTTTAAAGGGAAAGCTTCGGAAGATGCTATAGTTCTAAGCGAGGCACAACAAAATGCCTTTGACACTATTCAGACTAGTTTTGAAACCAAAGAGGTGAGTTTGCTGCATGGTGTGACCTCGAGCGGAAAAACAGAGATTTATATTAAATTAATAGAACATTATTTAGAAACTGGTAAACAAGTTTTGTATTTATTGCCCGAAATAGCACTAAGTACACAGCTAGTAAGTAGACTTCGAACTTATTTTGGTGATAAAGTGGCTGTTTTTAATTCGAAATATAATAATAATGAGCGTGTAGAGGTTTGGAATCAAGTCTTGCACCAAGCGGCAAAAGCACAAATTGTTATTGGTTCAAGGTCTTCTTTATTTTTGCCTTTTCAAGATTTAGGATTATTGGTGATTGATGAAGAGCACGAGCAAACTTTTAAACAAATGGATCCTGCACCGCGCTATCATGCACGTGATGCGGCTATTGTTTTGGCGCACTTTTACAAAGCCAAGGTTTTGTTGGGGTCTGCAACACCAAGTATAGAAACCTATTTTAATGCACAAAATGAAAAATACGGACTAGCTACCATTACTGAACGTTTTGGGAAAGTCATGATGCCCGAAATAGAATTGGTTGATATTAAGGACAAATATTTTCGAAAACAAATGTCAGGGCACTTCAGTGATGTTTTAATCGAAAGGATAACCACTGCAATTTCATTAGGTGAGCAAGTGATTTTATTTCAAAATAGGCGAGGGTATTCACCCTTGTTAGAGTGTATGACATGTGGGCATGTACCGCAATGCCAGCAATGTGACGTGAGTTTGACCTATCACAAGCACAAAAATCAATTGCGTTGCCATTACTGCGGATATTCAATTGCAAAACCGGTGAGTTGTCATAATTGTTCTAGTATTGATTTGACGACCAAAGGTTTTGGTACCGAACAAATTCAGCAAGAATTGATTCACCTTTTCCCATCTGCAAAAATTGGGCGTATGGATCAAGATACCACAAGAGGTAAATTCGGTTTCGAAAAAATTATAGACAGTTTTAAAAATCAAGAAATCGATATTTTGGTAGGAACGCAAATGCTAGCCAAAGGTCTGGATTTTGAAAATGTGAGTTTGGTAGGAATTATGAATGCCGACAATATGTTATTTCATCCTGATTTTAGAGCATTTGAAAGAAGTTTCCAGATGATGACGCAAGTAGCAGGACGTGCAGGACGAGCGGCAAAGCAAGGTCGTGTTGTTATTCAGACTTACAATCCTAATCATAATACCATTCAGCAAGTCACGCGCAATGATTATATAGGTATGTATAAGGAGCAACTGTATGATCGAAAAATCTATTATTATCCTCCTTATTTTCGAATTATAAAACTAACCTTGAAACAACGAGATTACAACAAGTTGAATGAAGGGGCAAAGTGGTTGCATAGTGTATTGACTCAAAATTTAGCTATTCCGATATTAGGACCTGAAGAACCAGCGATTAATAGGATTAGAAATGAGTTCATCCGTACGATCTTGATTAAGATTCCGCAAGAATCGTCTATAAATGGCACAAAAAAAACTATTCAAAAAATATTGAATAGTTTTGATTCTGTACCTCAGTACAAAGCTATAAAAGTGACTGTAAACGTTGATTTTTATTAA
- a CDS encoding YihY/virulence factor BrkB family protein has protein sequence MSAEIEAIINRIPVIRNLVSVFKRIKLPWMEGISLYDLLELYGLGLTSGAFSNRAGSIAFSFFMALFPFALFILNLIPYIPIEGFQQDFLDFVADGVPPNTYHAIESIINDILTNSHSGLISTGFLLSIFLMANGLNAVLGGFQKSDHVLLKRSFLQQYLVAVGMSLFLSFLLILTVAVIVVFEVVIQLEAIQDIVSDSIPLIILGRYIFLVLMLLITTSILFKFGTKDKYKGAFISRASIFSTILTILTSYFFGIWVVHFSKYNELYGSIGTLLIVMFYIWINCMILLLGFELNATIHKKRDQNDSLKLEK, from the coding sequence ATGTCTGCAGAAATTGAAGCAATAATTAACCGCATTCCCGTAATTCGAAATTTGGTTTCCGTTTTTAAACGGATCAAACTTCCTTGGATGGAAGGGATTAGTTTGTATGATTTACTCGAATTATATGGGTTAGGTCTTACTTCTGGCGCCTTCTCTAATCGTGCTGGTTCGATAGCATTTAGTTTTTTTATGGCCTTATTTCCGTTTGCGCTGTTTATTTTAAACTTAATTCCGTATATTCCGATAGAAGGTTTTCAGCAAGATTTTCTAGATTTTGTAGCAGATGGAGTACCACCAAATACCTACCACGCTATCGAAAGCATTATCAATGATATTTTGACCAACAGTCACTCAGGCTTGATTTCGACCGGTTTCTTGTTGTCAATTTTCTTGATGGCCAATGGATTGAATGCTGTTTTGGGTGGTTTTCAAAAATCAGATCATGTATTGTTGAAGCGCAGTTTTTTACAGCAGTATTTGGTTGCCGTAGGAATGTCACTTTTTTTGTCCTTCCTATTAATATTGACCGTTGCAGTAATCGTTGTTTTTGAGGTTGTCATTCAGTTAGAAGCCATACAAGATATTGTCAGTGATAGTATTCCGTTGATTATATTAGGACGTTATATTTTCTTGGTTTTGATGCTGTTAATCACCACATCGATCTTATTTAAATTTGGTACCAAAGACAAATACAAAGGAGCTTTTATCTCAAGAGCATCCATATTTAGTACGATCTTGACTATCTTAACCTCTTACTTTTTTGGTATTTGGGTAGTGCATTTTTCAAAATATAACGAGCTTTATGGTTCTATTGGGACTTTATTAATTGTTATGTTTTATATTTGGATCAACTGTATGATTCTTTTGCTTGGTTTTGAGTTAAATGCTACCATTCATAAAAAAAGAGACCAAAACGATAGCCTTAAGCTCGAAAAATAA